The Aspergillus nidulans FGSC A4 chromosome VII nucleotide sequence GCTTTACCCTGCTGTGGTATCCAAGATtatgaacaagaagatacGGCCATGAGGCTGCCCAACAAGTCACAGAAACGGTTTATGTACATCGTTAATCCCCGCCGCTAATGACTCCGAATTCAACAAAGGAACATCATTGATGGAagtagtggtggtggtaaTAGTGGTAGAGTGCTCACAGGCGCAACCTTGAGCGAGGCTGAAACGGTGCGAGGCGCAAAGACATACGGCTCATAAGAGAAGCTTCTTAGAGGTTGTTGCCGAGGGTAGCAATAATGCTGCCAACGGAAGAACCGACGCTGGAGAGGCCGAGACCGCCCAGGAGGTGGGCAACGGAGGGGGCGAGCTTGATGAGAAGAGCCTTGCCGTCTGAGCCAACGACAGTAAGGAGCTCGTCAGTGGGGGCACCGGTGTGGTTGACGAGTTCACCGATAGAGCTGGCTTCCTCAACGACCTCACCAATGGGCTCACCCACGGTAGGGAGGTTAAGGCCGGAGACGAGAGAGGCGACCTCAGGGCTCAGCTGGATCAAGAGACGCTGAGCATCGGTACCGGTGACCTCGAGGATGTCCTGGACCTTGGGGATGTTGTCGCCAACGACCATGCCGTCACGCTTGAggttctggccgacagtGGCGACGACAGAGCCGACGGGAACACCGACACCGGggaggccgaggccagaGAGGAGGCCAGTGAGGCTGGGGGCAAGCTGGATAAGGAGATATTCGCCGCCCTCGCCGACAACTGTGAGGAGACCCTCAACGGGACGGCCGAGGTTCTTGACGAGGTCACCGACagagctggcgctggcgacgATGGTGCCGACGGGGGTGCCGACAGCAGGGAGGCcgagctgcgcaaggagacCGGCAACCTCAGGGCTGAGCTGAATGAGGAGGCGTTTGGCGTTGGGGCCAGTGACCTCAAGGACGTCCTTGACCTGAGAGCCAACGTCATGCAGAAGCTGTCCGCTGGCACCGGTGGTGGCCTTGCTGGCGACGCTGCTGATGGTGGCGCTAGCACTGGCGATGGGGAGGTCAAGAGACTGGGTAACGGTCTCGAGGTCCTGGGTGATCCTGGTGGGAGCAGCCACAACGGAGGCGGCAAGGGCCGCGAGGGCAGTGATGTAGGCAGTCTTCATTGTGATGGAAGTAAATGAGTGTAGATAGTTTGGTAAGGAAAGACTAAAGTTGGAATCGGACAATAGAGAACGACTGGCTGgttggaaggaagagaagaaagatcgGCCCAGGGAAATTCTGACTTCTTATATGCCGCCGGGAATAGGGATCACCAACATCGAAGCTGTGATGATCACTAATATCCACATCCTAGATGCAAAGGAGCGTTTGGCCCATAGCCAGTTGGCGGGTGAACCCGTATGCTGGGTTGTCATGGGACCGACATCAATAATCCAGGTACGTATGGAGTACGTCTAGGGtgtggatatggatatgatACTATTTGTCAATTCCACATGGTGTAAGATGAGTGCTATATGGGATAGGAATCTTGCACGAGATAGCCCGAGTCCATCAGACGAAtactgctcttccttgcctgctcttccttgcctgctcttccttgcctgcTCTTTGACTGCTCGTGCCTGCTTttctctgcatcttctttgcctcttCTTTGACGGCGATTATCCGAGCCTCTACGGAATACGCACCGTTGCCCGAACGAAAGCAGACACTAGCAGAAACTCGCAGCCAACGTTGAGCCTGCAGGACAGCATGCGTACCTATTGTGATCAACGTTCTCGTTCTCTTGAGCATCGCCGTCAAACCCTCGAGCTTGAAGCCACCAGTCAGAAACCGTCAAGCGGCAATGTAGATCGGCACCTGAAAAATGGACGAATCATACAATGTATGACGGTCATTAGTTCAGGGTATGTCCCAAGGTACATACGCGGTGGAGCGTACGGTGGGACCTATACGACGGACTTGACGGCGGCGTGTTGGCCGCAATGGATCTATAACTCTTTAAGAGTACTCGGAGTATATTGGAGGTACGCACTAGCAAGACATCTCGTGGATCATTTGCTGGCGAATTTTCCGATAGCTCTCCGTCTGTTGACTCAGAGACATCTAGCTTCGTAGCCGGCCATCGAGTGGATGTCTGGATATCTGGCTGTCCCTGGCTGGGACGACTGGGAGTCTGaggtgcctgaggcatggGGACCGAACAAGAGTCCGTATAACTCTGACCTCAACTTGCTCCCGATGCCGAGTCTCGGTCTGACGCCGTAACAGGCTGGACACTTTCCGAACCTGTTTTTGGTCCCCACAGAAATGATGAGCCAAGTTAAGCAATACCTCAGCGAAGCGGAAGCTCTGGAGACCAGTGCTGATCGTGCAAATCCGGTCATCCTCATTTAACCATCCTCACCGTACTGTCGGGCAATATCCGCCGCCCATGTAGTAAGCTTGATCATGCAGGGAGCTAGGGTAGCAGCCAGTCTCCAGGTTCCATCGACTCATACCTCGTGAGGACTGACTCTCGGCGGTATGGTGCAATTTTACTGATTCTGCATTCCGGTTATCCACACcccagatgagatggagtcCGTAGGCATTGTGGCTGCGGGAGCGCAGCTCGGGCGAGCGGCAGGCACCGCCTTCTCGCAGCCTTGGGCACCGTGAATTTGAGAAAAGCCGTGCCCACGCGGAAATGACCTTCCGAgttcttgctttttgttcCTCTCTATGATCTCATATCATTTAGGACCTCAAGGAGAAAGGGGTTGGAAGCTTTCTTGGTGGTGGAGCTCAGGCACGGTGAGTGGCGAACAGGAAATACTCCGCTGTGCGGGCCCTGCGGACTCAGTTTGGGACAGgcgctgacgctgatgcGGATATGCGGATACTTCATACTAAGGCCAGACTCTGATACTAAGGTTTGTTTAGTCTGATAATTTAGTATTGACTATTTGTATTAGTACGCCACTTTGTCAAGATGAGGGCCAATTCACCTATTATTCCCAAGACCCAACTTGCGCGTTAAAATTCCTGACCGTCTCGAGTACTCTATGGGCAATTGAATACCCACTGTCCCTAGCTGTGAGGCACCAAATGGAGGCGTGGATCATCGTCTAGGGTATTTGGGGATTTGGAGTTGATTCGTACTCCTAGGCAGATGTCAAGATCGCAACCACTTGATGACATTGTCTTATACGGCGATCaggggaaaacagcaagAATACTGTGACGCCAAAACGTCATGGTGTTTGAACATTGCAAATCTGGAGTCGTCATTTCTTTTTGTCTATGTCCACGGTCTATCCCGTGCTCGAGATCAAATAGGCTGAGATCCAATAGGCTTTgtcaaaggggaaagggatAGAACGGCCCAGGTGTCAACGGTCAATTGCCGATCAGGTACAGAAGACTCGAGCGCGCAATGGCGTAGAGCATATTCAGTCGCCCTCATACGGCGGCTCCTCCTGATACACATCATACTTGTATTGGCTGCCTGGATGATCGGACCTCAGCCCGGCCTGGCCGACCCCATAGACCTTCTCGCGCGCTGTTAAACCCTCCTGCGGCGCTTCAGAGTAGATACCCCGTCGACGAAGCTCTGGTACCAAGAGGTTCACGACATCCTCAAAGGTTCCGGGCGTGGTAACATACGCAATATTGAATCCGTCTAGGTCTGCCTCCCTGACCCAACGTTCCAACTCATCTGCGACCTTTTCGGGTGTTCCTACACTAACTGGTCCCAAGCCGCCAATGGCAGCTTTCTCGGCGACAACCCGAGGAGTCCATCGTGGGACATCTTCACTCGTGGTAGTAAAGCTGTGGAGGGTGCTGGTGACCTTGTGGGCCTCTAGGGAGTCAGCAGCCGTGATATCCTGGTCCAGGGGCAGTCTGGAGACATCAATGCCTGTCCATCCGCTGAACAAGACGAGTCCTCCGATGACTGAGGCatacttcttcagctcttcataCTTtgcctgcgcttcttcatcggtgCGCCCGAGGATCGGGGTAAACGTCGAGAAGAATTTGATCGATTGCGGATCGCGGCCGAGCTCTGCAGCCTGCTTACGGATAGCAGCAATCTTGGGAGCAAGGACGGATGGTGAGTGTGCGGACACAAAGATTCCCTCTGCATGAGTGGCTGCGAAGCTTGATCCTGCCGCTGATGTGCCCGCCTGAAACAGGAACGGTGTACGTTGCGGCGATGGGTCGACAATGTGGCGCGAGTTGACAGAGAAGTACTTGCCCTTGTGGTTTATTTGACGGATCTTGTCAGGGTCGGCGTAGGAATCCGTTTCAGGGTTCGGGGAGACAGCATCCGGAGCCCATGATCCCTCCCAGAGCCTGCCATGGATAAGCGTCAGTCACCAACTTGGAATGCAGGTGATGCCATACTTGTATAGCACGCGAAGGTATTCGTCTGCTTGACGGTACCGCTCGTCGTGCTCAATTGGAGAGTCCAAGCCAATAGCCTTGAAggcagccttcttccatGAAGTGACGATGTTCCAACCGATCCGGCCGTCCGTCATATGATCCAATGTCGAAAATCGTTTTgcgaggaggaaaggaggcTCAAATGATGTCGACGCAGTGATTGCGAAGGCGAGGTTTTTGGTCACGGCTGCCATTGCAGAGATGGGCTGGACTCATATCAGTCCTGTTTGGCTCAATTTACGGCACAAGTGACATACAATGGTTGGGTCTGTGACGGGCCATTGGGCTGCGCGCCGGATACATTCATCGAGCTTGCCCTCGTAGGTATCATAACCGCCGTAAGTATCGGCCAGGAAGACGGCATTAATACCTCCCCGTTCCAGCAGCTTCGCGAGCTCGATCCAATAGCCAAGCTTTCGCTTCGTGGCTGACTTGTCGGTTGGATTCTGCATTGGTTAGCTGGAAACCCAGTGTATAAGACTGGCTTCTGATGACACTTACCTTCCATTGCCCAGGAGACAAATGTCCCACAGTGGACATATCAAATGCGTTTAGGATGATTTTCTTCCTGCCGTTCAGCTGGCCGAACTGGCCGTCTGCAGCGTTGACATCACCCATCCTGATCAGGAAAATCTGCAATGATTGCTCAGCAATCATCGACTGCCAGACTCGCCCTTTTAAACCCGCAAGCATAGACATGCACAGTATACTCATGCTCTTAGCCCCGCAGAATATCGCCATAGCCTCCCCCCATCGCGCAAGCGTTGCACGGATCGAACCCAGCATTCATATCCATTGTACAAAGATATCTTATCAATTCGCAATCAACCCCGCACGAAGCGCAACCGGAGGATTTTAATGACAGGCTTCTATTTGTTCGCTTTTGTCCATTCTACGGGGCTTTGGAACTTTGGAGGCTAGTGTTAgacgaagttggagaagtaTTTCACCATGTAGGGCTCTATTGCGTGACAATTGACCTTGAAAGCATGCATGAAATATTGAGCTTGATGAGACTGACTCGGCTGACATCCAAGCGCTCTTTCAAACAATGAATCATCTTAGCGTGCTATTGCGATTGAGCTACTGCTGGCTTCACTCAGTTTTACTCGGCTCGACAGCTGTAACCACCGGGCTGGACTCCGGATCGCGGGATCTGACCGAATCGCTCGCATATGTGGCATCTCTGACCTTTTCACGTTTGCTGAGTGGGGTTAGCTTGCGCTTGTGAACGGAAACGATCGGAGAATACGTACTCCTGGCGTGCAATGAAGTACTTGATGAAATGAGCCAAGGCGATGAGACATATCGCGTTCGCAAGAACAAAAGAATATCCTTTCGTAAAGCGGGGTCCTTCAACCGTCTTGAACACTAGCAGCGGGGTCCAGGCTGTCGTCGACTGTGCAACAGTGTTGAGAATGACCAGTGTTATTGAGCGCTCCACTGGTGAGTAACGTAATTGCTCGTTCACCCAGCCATACAACACGCTGGACATAGACACAGCAGAATACGTCGTGATAAAGGCGAACCAGAGTGCAGACTCAGGGACATTCCAGATGACAAGAATGACCAGTCCGATGATATTCCAAATGTGAGCGAGGGTGATCGCCCACGCAGGTCCCAGGACAAGATCAGACGCGAAACAGATAAAGAGGGTATAGAATATCCCGAGGGCCGGGGATATGGCGCCTAGCTCGTTCAGACGGCTTGTTGAATATCTTTTCAGGCTCTTCAGCCATAACAAATATCCCCCTGCAGAGGTATTTATGCATCCGTTCCAGAAGAAAATGTCGAGGAATAGCAAAGCCCAGAACTTCCAGTTCTTGAGGACATTTGTCAGAGACCGCAGTGTAAACTTTCCCTGGAATGTATGACCTGCACGCGAAAGGCGGATCTTGGATAGTTCGATGTCCTTGTCGTTGATCACCAGCCTATTTGGCTTATCGGGGGTTCCGGGGAGTATAAAGTATCCTAGAATTCCGATGGGGATGGTGATAATTGCACAGATAATGTACATCCACCGCCAGCCTGCTAGGCCGTGAAGGCCTTCGAGTCTCGCTGATGTTCCCGCTTGGATTAGACTCGCCGTAAGGGTACCTAGGGTGAGTCCGACGTAAAAACATCCACCCCGTCGGGCAATCTCATCA carries:
- a CDS encoding uncharacterized protein (transcript_id=CADANIAT00009013); the protein is MKTAYITALAALAASVVAAPTRITQDLETVTQSLDLPIASASATISSVASKATTGASGQLLHDVGSQVKDVLEVTGPNAKRLLIQLSPEVAGLLAQLGLPAVGTPVGTIVASASSVGDLVKNLGRPVEGLLTVVGEGGEYLLIQLAPSLTGLLSGLGLPGVGVPVGSVVATVGQNLKRDGMVVGDNIPKVQDILEVTGTDAQRLLIQLSPEVASLVSGLNLPTVGEPIGEVVEEASSIGELVNHTGAPTDELLTVVGSDGKALLIKLAPSVAHLLGGLGLSSVGSSVGSIIATLGNNL
- a CDS encoding xenobiotic compound monooxygenase, DszA family (transcript_id=CADANIAT00009014); translation: MGDVNAADGQFGQLNGRKKIILNAFDMSTVGHLSPGQWKNPTDKSATKRKLGYWIELAKLLERGGINAVFLADTYGGYDTYEGKLDECIRRAAQWPVTDPTIPISAMAAVTKNLAFAITASTSFEPPFLLAKRFSTLDHMTDGRIGWNIVTSWKKAAFKAIGLDSPIEHDERYRQADEYLRVLYKLWEGSWAPDAVSPNPETDSYADPDKIRQINHKGKYFSVNSRHIVDPSPQRTPFLFQAGTSAAGSSFAATHAEGIFVSAHSPSVLAPKIAAIRKQAAELGRDPQSIKFFSTFTPILGRTDEEAQAKYEELKKYASVIGGLVLFSGWTGIDVSRLPLDQDITAADSLEAHKVTSTLHSFTTTSEDVPRWTPRVVAEKAAIGGLGPVSVGTPEKVADELERWVREADLDGFNIAYVTTPGTFEDVVNLLVPELRRRGIYSEAPQEGLTAREKVYGVGQAGLRSDHPGSQYKYDVYQEEPPYEGD
- a CDS encoding putative MFS transporter Seo1 (transcript_id=CADANIAT00009015) yields the protein MSTVRERRKWYHIKWFADQDTKEERRLILKLDALIVPYAFLAYWVKYVDQANINNAYVSGLQEDLGLHGNELVELQTMYTVGAVVGQLPFAYLFTRFPMSWVIPFLDIMWGVFTLLQYRATSFGEMMAYRFFVGWFEAAFFPGMHYIFGAWYRGDEIARRGGCFYVGLTLGTLTASLIQAGTSARLEGLHGLAGWRWMYIICAIITIPIGILGYFILPGTPDKPNRLVINDKDIELSKIRLSRAGHTFQGKFTLRSLTNVLKNWKFWALLFLDIFFWNGCINTSAGGYLLWLKSLKRYSTSRLNELGAISPALGIFYTLFICFASDLVLGPAWAITLAHIWNIIGLVILVIWNVPESALWFAFITTYSAVSMSSVLYGWVNEQLRYSPVERSITLVILNTVAQSTTAWTPLLVFKTVEGPRFTKGYSFVLANAICLIALAHFIKYFIARQEYVFSDRFRSQAQANPTQQT